A stretch of Tachyglossus aculeatus isolate mTacAcu1 chromosome 3, mTacAcu1.pri, whole genome shotgun sequence DNA encodes these proteins:
- the RAD1 gene encoding cell cycle checkpoint protein RAD1: protein MPLAAQKETEDDQYVLVAGLDNVRNLSNILKAIHFRDHATCFATANGIKVTVENAKCLQANAFIQAGIFQEFVVQGESVTFRIHLTVLLDCLTIFGSSPLPGTSTALRLCYRGYGYPLTLFLEEGGVVTVCRINTQEPEDTLDFDFCSANVINKIILHSEGLGEAFAELDMTSEVLQITMSPDKPYFRLSTFGNAGSSHLDYPKDSDLVETFQCSQSQTHRYKISLLKPSTKALALSCKVSIRTDNRGFLSLQYMIRNEDGQICFVEYYCCPDEDVSESEL, encoded by the exons ATGCCTCTGGCCGCCCAGAAGGAAACCGAGGATGACCAGTACGTTTTAGTGGCCGGCCTCGACAACGTTCGAAACCTCTCAAATATCCTGAAAGCGATCCATTTCCGAGACCACGCGACCTGCTTCGCCACCGCCAACGGAATCAAGGTGACGGTCGAAAATGCGAAATGTCTGCAAGCGAATGCTTTCATTCAG GCGGGGATATTTCAAGAATTTGTCGTTCAGGGAGAATCCGTGACATTCCGAATCCATCTGACCGTACTTTTGGACTGCCTGACCATTTTCGGATCAAGTCCTCTACCAG GAACCTCAACCGCTCTTCGCCTGTGTTACCGGGGTTACGGCTACCCCTTGACACTGTTTTTGGAAGAAGGAGGAGTAGTGACGGTGTGCCGCATCAACACGCAGGAGCCGGAAGATACGCTGGATTTTGACTTCTGCAGCGCGAACGTCATTAACAAGATCATCCTCCATTCAGAGGGGCTCGGGGAAGCGTTTGCTGAATTAGACATGACAAGTGAAGTCCTGCAGATTACCATGTCCCCGGACAAACCCTATTTCAG GTTATCCACCTTTGGAAACGCAGGCAGTTCACACCTGGACTACCCCAAAGATTCGGATTTGGTGGAGACGTTCCAGTGCAGTCAATCCCAGACACACAG gtACAAGATCTCCTTGCTGAAACCGTCTACAAAGGCGTTAGCCTTATCTTGCAAGGTGTCGATCCGAACGGATAACCGGGGATTCCTTTCCTTACAGTACATGATTCGCAATGAAGATGGGCAGATCTGTTTCGTGGAGTATTATTGTTGCCCCGATGAGGACGTTTCCGAATCCGAACTCTAG